A single region of the Motilibacter peucedani genome encodes:
- a CDS encoding MsnO8 family LLM class oxidoreductase — translation MPVPLSVLDLSPVPSGGTASDAFNNTLRLAKAVESFGYKRYWLAEHHLVPGVISSAPAVLGALVAGATRTLRVGSGAVLLGHQTALSVVEQFGLLDVAFPGRIDLGIGRSGAPRLPGTSAAPARSPQPAHEVDGLVIPEPFAFTLSGELGERIRTQLQLLTLPGAQSPGFAAQVDDVLAFVNGSFTTESGHRAHAVPGEGADLQVWVLGSSGGESARVAGERGLPFAANYHVTPSNVLDAVAAYREAFRPSQWLDEPYVVVSADAVVAETSERARELASPYGLWVRSIRAGGGAIPYPSPKEAAEHEWSDEDRKLVADRVSTQFVGTPAEVVERLQTLQRVTGADELVVTTVTHDHVDRERSYELLAAAWASADEGPTR, via the coding sequence GTGCCTGTGCCCCTCTCCGTCCTCGACCTGTCGCCGGTGCCCTCCGGCGGCACAGCGAGTGACGCGTTCAACAACACGCTGCGCCTCGCGAAGGCGGTGGAGTCGTTCGGCTACAAGCGCTACTGGCTGGCCGAGCACCACCTCGTGCCAGGCGTCATCAGCTCCGCCCCCGCGGTGCTCGGGGCGCTGGTGGCAGGAGCGACGCGCACCCTGCGCGTCGGCTCCGGAGCCGTGCTGCTCGGCCACCAGACCGCGCTCTCGGTCGTCGAGCAGTTCGGCCTGCTGGACGTCGCCTTCCCCGGCCGCATCGACCTCGGCATCGGGCGCTCCGGAGCGCCGCGCCTGCCGGGAACGTCAGCAGCGCCGGCGCGGTCGCCGCAGCCGGCACACGAGGTCGACGGCCTGGTCATCCCGGAGCCGTTCGCCTTCACGCTCTCGGGCGAGCTCGGCGAGAGGATCCGCACGCAGCTGCAGCTGCTCACGCTGCCTGGGGCACAGAGCCCGGGTTTCGCCGCCCAGGTCGACGACGTGCTCGCCTTCGTCAACGGCAGCTTCACGACCGAGTCGGGTCACCGCGCGCACGCCGTGCCCGGCGAGGGCGCCGACCTGCAGGTGTGGGTCCTGGGCAGCAGCGGCGGTGAGAGCGCCCGCGTCGCAGGGGAGCGAGGGCTCCCCTTCGCCGCCAACTACCACGTGACGCCGTCGAACGTCCTCGACGCGGTCGCCGCCTACCGCGAGGCGTTCCGGCCGTCGCAGTGGCTCGACGAGCCCTACGTCGTGGTCTCCGCTGACGCGGTCGTCGCCGAGACCAGTGAGCGCGCCCGCGAGCTGGCTTCGCCCTACGGCCTGTGGGTCCGCAGCATCCGCGCCGGCGGGGGAGCGATCCCCTACCCGTCGCCGAAGGAGGCCGCCGAGCACGAGTGGTCCGACGAGGACCGCAAGCTCGTCGCCGACCGCGTCAGCACGCAGTTCGTCGGCACGCCCGCCGAGGTCGTCGAGCGCCTGCAGACGCTGCAGCGTGTCACGGGCGCCGACGAGCTCGTCGTCACCACTGTCACCCACGACCACGTCGACCGCGAGCGCTCCTACGAGCTGCTCGCCGCCGCGTGGGCGTCCGCAGACGAGGGACCGACCCGATGA
- a CDS encoding putative leader peptide, translated as MRGSADPLLTSRRHVDLVRVASCTCR; from the coding sequence GTGCGCGGTTCTGCCGACCCGCTGCTGACCTCACGGCGCCACGTGGACCTCGTCCGCGTCGCCAGCTGCACCTGTCGCTGA
- a CDS encoding LLM class flavin-dependent oxidoreductase has translation MTTTDHLHLAVALDGAGWHPAAWRAAGTAPADLLSADHSLGLVRQAEAGLLDLVTFEDSFAVQSSSRERLDERTDQVRGRLDALLLASRLAPLTKQIGLVPTVTTTHTEPFHVSTSVATLDWVSRGRAGWRVQVSARDVEAEQFGRREAPHLDLAAYQAGQQQEVVAELFDEAADVVEVVRRLWDSWEDDAIIRDASTGRFVDRDKLHYVEFEGRWFSVKGPSIVPRSPQGQPVVVALAHARIPYELAARSADVVLVTPHDDRSAAAIEAEVRAAEAAVTRRGTPLQVWGEVLVLLDDNAAVARSRKERLDELDGAPLESDALVFTGTPGQLADQLLAWRERGYTGFRLRPGVAQVDVPHIVHGLVPELQRRGAFRTAYEADTLRGLLDLAPAANRYAAPAA, from the coding sequence ATGACCACGACAGACCACCTCCACCTCGCAGTGGCGCTGGACGGCGCCGGCTGGCACCCCGCCGCGTGGCGGGCCGCGGGCACCGCGCCCGCCGACCTCCTCTCCGCCGACCACTCCCTCGGCCTCGTTCGCCAGGCAGAGGCCGGGCTGCTCGACCTCGTGACGTTCGAGGACTCCTTCGCGGTGCAGTCCTCGTCGCGCGAGCGGCTCGACGAGCGCACCGACCAGGTACGCGGCCGGCTCGACGCCCTGCTCCTGGCCTCCCGCCTCGCCCCGCTCACGAAGCAGATCGGCCTCGTGCCGACCGTCACCACGACGCACACCGAGCCGTTCCACGTCTCGACCTCGGTCGCGACGCTGGACTGGGTCAGCAGGGGCAGGGCCGGCTGGCGGGTGCAGGTCTCGGCCCGCGACGTCGAGGCCGAGCAGTTCGGCCGTCGCGAGGCGCCGCACCTGGACCTCGCCGCGTACCAAGCCGGTCAGCAGCAGGAGGTCGTCGCCGAGCTGTTCGACGAGGCGGCCGATGTCGTCGAGGTCGTCCGCCGGCTCTGGGACAGCTGGGAGGACGACGCGATCATCCGCGACGCGAGCACCGGGCGCTTCGTCGACCGCGACAAGCTGCACTACGTCGAGTTCGAGGGCCGCTGGTTCTCCGTCAAGGGCCCGTCGATCGTGCCGCGCTCGCCGCAAGGCCAGCCGGTCGTCGTCGCGCTGGCGCACGCCCGCATCCCCTACGAGTTGGCCGCCCGATCGGCCGACGTCGTGCTCGTGACGCCGCACGACGACCGGTCAGCCGCCGCGATCGAGGCGGAGGTGCGCGCAGCGGAAGCCGCCGTAACCCGCCGGGGGACGCCGCTGCAGGTGTGGGGCGAGGTGCTCGTGCTCCTCGACGACAACGCCGCCGTGGCACGCTCGCGCAAGGAGCGCCTCGACGAGCTCGACGGAGCGCCGTTGGAGTCCGACGCACTGGTGTTCACAGGTACGCCGGGGCAGCTCGCCGACCAGCTGCTCGCCTGGCGAGAGCGGGGCTACACAGGCTTCCGGCTGCGTCCCGGCGTCGCCCAGGTCGACGTGCCCCACATCGTCCACGGCCTGGTGCCCGAGCTGCAGCGGCGCGGCGCCTTCCGCACCGCCTACGAGGCGGACACCCTGCGCGGCCTGCTCGACCTCGCCCCTGCCGCCAACCGCTACGCCGCCCCCGCGGCCTGA
- a CDS encoding aminotransferase class V-fold PLP-dependent enzyme: MSVQALSVPVAPLAALVGATTQVPLVDGSTRRYANLDIAASAPALEQVAAAVAQLTPYWSSVHRGAGYLSRLCTAVYEQSRAEVASFVGARADDVVVFTRNTTDALGLLASAVPGEVVVLDVEHHANLLPWQRRGDRIVRSGSSVEETLGALQAELARRPTALLSVTGASNVTGECLPLRRLADLAHAHGARLAVDGAQLVPHRRVDLAATGVDYLAFSGHKLYAPYGAGALVGRRDWLDTAEPYLAGGGAVREVRVEATEWTTAPARHEGGTPNVLGVAALAAAARALGELRDGALEAHEHALTSRLSEGLASLGIRTHRIWHDATDVVGIVTFSVPGRDPGEVAAYLSAEHGIGVRDGRFCAHPLLARLGTAAAVRVSVGLGTSSDDVERLLDALRTLLEDGPSWGYARSESGWAPVPETRALPSWLGGASLAGDAPACEQP; this comes from the coding sequence ATGTCCGTCCAGGCTCTGTCCGTCCCTGTCGCTCCCCTCGCCGCCCTGGTGGGTGCGACGACGCAGGTCCCGCTCGTCGACGGCTCGACCCGCCGCTACGCGAACCTCGACATCGCGGCCAGCGCACCGGCGCTCGAGCAGGTGGCCGCGGCCGTTGCGCAGCTGACGCCGTACTGGTCCAGCGTGCACCGCGGCGCGGGCTACCTGTCGCGGCTGTGCACCGCGGTCTACGAGCAGTCGCGTGCCGAGGTCGCCTCGTTCGTGGGTGCCCGTGCCGACGACGTGGTGGTGTTCACCCGCAACACCACCGACGCCCTGGGCCTCCTGGCGAGCGCGGTGCCGGGCGAGGTGGTCGTGCTCGACGTCGAGCACCACGCGAACCTCCTGCCCTGGCAGCGCCGCGGCGACCGCATCGTGCGCAGCGGCTCCAGCGTCGAGGAGACGCTCGGGGCGCTGCAGGCCGAGCTCGCACGACGGCCCACCGCCCTGCTCAGCGTGACCGGCGCGTCCAACGTGACCGGCGAGTGCCTGCCGCTGCGCCGGCTCGCCGACCTGGCCCACGCCCACGGTGCACGGCTGGCCGTCGACGGCGCGCAGCTCGTCCCGCACCGCCGGGTCGACCTCGCCGCGACCGGGGTCGACTACCTCGCCTTCTCCGGCCACAAGCTCTACGCGCCCTACGGTGCCGGTGCCCTGGTCGGCCGTCGCGACTGGCTCGACACCGCCGAGCCCTACCTCGCCGGTGGTGGCGCCGTGCGAGAGGTACGCGTCGAGGCGACGGAGTGGACCACGGCGCCCGCGCGCCACGAAGGGGGTACACCCAACGTCCTCGGCGTCGCGGCGCTGGCAGCAGCCGCGCGGGCACTGGGCGAGCTGCGCGACGGTGCGCTCGAGGCGCACGAGCACGCGCTCACGTCCCGGCTGTCCGAGGGCCTGGCCTCCCTCGGCATCCGGACGCACCGCATCTGGCACGACGCGACCGATGTGGTCGGCATCGTGACGTTCAGCGTGCCGGGCCGCGACCCGGGCGAGGTGGCGGCCTACCTCTCCGCGGAGCACGGCATCGGAGTACGCGACGGCCGCTTCTGCGCCCACCCGCTGCTCGCGCGCCTCGGCACCGCGGCCGCGGTGCGGGTGAGCGTCGGGCTCGGCACGTCGAGCGACGACGTCGAGCGGCTGCTGGACGCGCTGCGGACGTTGCTCGAGGACGGGCCGTCGTGGGGCTACGCCCGCTCCGAGTCGGGATGGGCGCCGGTCCCCGAGACGCGGGCGCTGCCGTCGTGGCTCGGAGGCGCGTCGCTCGCGGGCGATGCTCCGGCGTGCGAGCAGCCCTGA
- a CDS encoding DUF222 domain-containing protein, translating into MVAVAVQDAGAWAVAADALDTAAALPAGELDAESLLARLRVIAGLQARLAALEAATLRAVDAREAYRHDQAPTTKAWLRHHLRLDPGDAATRLVRARLVAELPRFTAALAAGQVNAGHLDALLKARRTLGPAPVQAA; encoded by the coding sequence ATGGTTGCAGTGGCGGTGCAGGATGCGGGTGCGTGGGCGGTCGCGGCCGACGCCCTCGACACCGCCGCCGCCCTGCCTGCCGGCGAGCTCGACGCGGAGTCGCTGCTCGCGCGGCTGCGCGTGATCGCCGGGCTGCAGGCCCGGCTCGCCGCACTGGAAGCCGCGACCCTGCGCGCGGTCGACGCCCGCGAGGCCTACCGCCACGACCAGGCACCCACCACCAAGGCCTGGCTGCGCCACCACCTGCGCCTGGACCCGGGCGATGCCGCGACCCGGCTGGTGCGCGCACGCCTCGTCGCCGAGCTGCCCCGCTTCACCGCCGCCCTCGCCGCCGGGCAGGTCAACGCCGGACACCTCGACGCCCTGCTCAAGGCCCGCCGCACCCTCGGGCCCGCACCCGTGCAGGCCGCC